In the Geoalkalibacter sp. genome, CGATTGACGCACAGATTGGTGTAGTTGATATGGCGGTTGGTGTTGAAAAACACCTTGTCGCCGTTGCGCCGCCGGTTGGCCAGGGCGGCCAGCTCGCCGATCGCCAGCAGATCGTTGCACTCAAAGAGCGCCAGGGCTTCGGCATCGGAGACGCGCGCGCCGCTTTCGAGCTTGGCGCGCAGGGTTTCAAAGAGTCGGATCATGGGCAAAACAGACAACCTTTCCTTGCGCTTGCGTGTTTCAGGCCCCGCCCCAGCGTTCAAACAGATTGTGCTCGATGCGCAGGCTGTCGAGGATCTTGCCGACCACGAAATCGATGAGATCTTCCATCGTTCGCGGACGGTGGTAGAAGGCCGGCATGGCGGGAAGAATCTGCGCACCGGCGCGCGCCAGGCGCAGCAGATTCTCCAGATGCAGCTGGTTGAAGGGGGTTTCGCGCGGCACCAGAAGCAGGGGGCGGCGCTCCTTGAGCACCACGTCGGCCACGCGCTCCGCCAGGTTGTCGCTGATGCCCGCAGCCATGCGCGCCGCGCTGCCCATGGAACAGGGCACCACCACCATGGCGTCGGGTGCCGAGGAACCGCTCGCCGGCGGGGCGAAGAGATCGCCGACGTCGTAATGCACCAGGCCTTCGCTGCCGCCGAAATAGTCGCGCATCAGGGCCTGGCGCTCGCTGGTGGTGCCGCGCCATTCCAGGCCCGTCTCGTAGCGCAGCACCTCCATGCCGGCGCGGGTCACCAGCAGCGTCACGCGCCGCTCGGCGCGCAGCAGCTCCTCCACCAGGCGCACGCCGTAGATGGATCCCGAAGCGCCGGTCATGGCGACCAAAATATGTTTTATCTCCTTGTCCATGACACCCCCCAATTGAGGACGCGGATTTACAGGATGAACGCAGATCTTATGGGTGCTTGA is a window encoding:
- a CDS encoding UbiX family flavin prenyltransferase, with amino-acid sequence MDKEIKHILVAMTGASGSIYGVRLVEELLRAERRVTLLVTRAGMEVLRYETGLEWRGTTSERQALMRDYFGGSEGLVHYDVGDLFAPPASGSSAPDAMVVVPCSMGSAARMAAGISDNLAERVADVVLKERRPLLLVPRETPFNQLHLENLLRLARAGAQILPAMPAFYHRPRTMEDLIDFVVGKILDSLRIEHNLFERWGGA